From Nitrosopumilus zosterae, the proteins below share one genomic window:
- a CDS encoding ABC1 kinase family protein, with amino-acid sequence MSTTRTIFILIKLFPSILALRKDRKKWIYHEGNEIDLEQFRKNARKVLDTFISLGPVYIKLGQWLSSRADILPQPYLEELSKLQDSVPAAPFDQAKSVIEKDLGPINETFDQIDPNSISGASLGQVYRGSISGKQIVIKVKRPGIEKIVAEDIKVLKKILPLALRFVDPNLRYSARAMLSQFIETIHEEMDYTNESENLKKIKHDLENNNKVVVPSVYDEHSSKNVLTMEYLPGIKITNVEALNEKGIDRQKLVIDVHKVFFTMLLKHSIFHADPHPGNISVTDDGKLILYDYGMVGRLDNETRLRLIRLYLALVEKDPPRTVNAMYDLGMLTPDFNRSVIEKGIELTVRAMHGKKPDEMEVESLMELANKTMSKFPFILPKNLALYMRMASIIEGIYKTHKVNFKFVKILREILEEESLIKDAYIEEIKHSFERFAKSIDATISIAPELKKYLDDNRSLNLLNTKPKSNILLSGSILSAAIFIGSSFLYTTNESIGITGMIGSLVIMSIFAIFRKR; translated from the coding sequence ATGTCTACTACCAGAACAATTTTTATCCTCATCAAACTTTTCCCATCAATTCTTGCATTACGAAAAGATAGGAAAAAATGGATTTACCATGAAGGAAATGAAATAGATTTAGAACAATTTAGAAAAAATGCTCGTAAAGTACTTGACACATTCATCTCATTAGGACCTGTCTATATTAAATTAGGACAATGGCTTTCTTCAAGAGCAGACATTTTACCTCAACCATATTTGGAAGAACTTTCAAAACTTCAGGATAGTGTTCCAGCTGCACCTTTTGATCAAGCAAAATCAGTCATTGAAAAAGATCTTGGTCCAATTAATGAAACATTTGATCAAATAGATCCAAATTCCATTTCTGGTGCATCATTAGGACAAGTTTACAGAGGTTCCATTTCTGGTAAACAAATAGTCATTAAAGTAAAAAGACCTGGAATTGAAAAAATTGTTGCAGAAGATATCAAAGTTTTAAAAAAAATTCTTCCATTAGCATTAAGATTTGTTGATCCAAACTTACGTTATTCAGCAAGAGCTATGCTTTCCCAATTTATTGAAACAATACATGAAGAAATGGATTATACCAACGAATCAGAAAATCTCAAAAAAATTAAACATGATTTAGAAAATAATAACAAAGTTGTGGTCCCTTCAGTATATGATGAACATTCGTCTAAAAATGTCCTCACAATGGAATATCTTCCTGGTATTAAAATTACTAATGTTGAAGCCCTAAATGAGAAGGGAATTGATAGACAAAAACTGGTAATTGATGTTCATAAGGTCTTCTTTACTATGCTTCTCAAACATTCCATATTTCACGCAGATCCTCATCCAGGAAACATTTCAGTTACTGATGATGGAAAATTGATTTTGTATGATTATGGAATGGTTGGACGACTAGATAACGAAACTAGACTAAGATTGATTCGTCTATATCTTGCATTAGTGGAAAAAGATCCTCCAAGAACCGTTAATGCAATGTATGACCTTGGAATGCTTACACCTGATTTTAATCGCTCAGTAATCGAGAAAGGAATTGAACTAACTGTTCGTGCAATGCACGGTAAAAAACCAGATGAGATGGAAGTTGAAAGTTTGATGGAACTTGCCAATAAAACTATGAGTAAATTTCCTTTTATTCTTCCAAAAAATTTGGCTTTGTATATGAGAATGGCATCAATTATTGAAGGCATTTACAAAACACACAAAGTAAATTTTAAGTTTGTAAAAATTCTAAGAGAAATTTTAGAAGAAGAGAGCCTAATCAAAGATGCATACATTGAAGAAATAAAACATTCATTTGAGCGATTTGCAAAATCAATTGATGCTACAATTTCTATAGCACCCGAACTCAAAAAATATCTTGATGACAACAGATCATTGAATCTCTTAAACACAAAACCGAAATCTAATATTTTACTTTCTGGAAGTATTCTTTCTGCTGCAATTTTTATTGGCTCTTCATTTTTGTATACTACAAATGAATCAATTGGAATTACTGGAATGATTGGTTCATTAGTTATTATGAGTATTTTTGCAATATTTAGAAAACGTTAA
- a CDS encoding NUDIX hydrolase, with amino-acid sequence MKKKKIYEGKILGLSVYDGKIEGRKVKREMIEHRGAAAMLAFDDDGKIILVKQHRFPHGYVLEIPAGTLEKKEEPIKCAYRELEEETGYRAKKMTSLITYYPSIGYNTEVIHCFVASGLKKIADLKLDEDEILSVTKMDLKKLLKLIKSGKIQDSKTICAVLTYAAKKKLY; translated from the coding sequence ATGAAGAAAAAGAAGATCTATGAGGGAAAAATTTTAGGCCTTAGTGTTTATGATGGTAAAATAGAAGGAAGGAAAGTAAAACGTGAAATGATAGAACATAGAGGAGCTGCTGCAATGCTTGCTTTTGATGATGATGGAAAGATTATTCTTGTAAAACAACATAGATTTCCTCATGGATACGTATTAGAAATCCCTGCAGGAACTTTAGAAAAAAAGGAAGAACCAATAAAATGTGCCTACAGAGAATTAGAAGAAGAAACTGGATATAGAGCAAAAAAGATGACTTCTCTCATTACATATTATCCATCTATAGGTTATAACACAGAGGTAATTCATTGTTTTGTAGCCTCAGGATTAAAGAAAATTGCAGATTTGAAACTAGATGAAGATGAGATTTTGTCAGTTACAAAAATGGATTTGAAGAAACTATTGAAATTAATTAAATCTGGAAAAATTCAAGATTCAAAAACAATATGTGCGGTTTTGACTTATGCAGCCAAAAAGAAACTTTACTAA
- the panB gene encoding 3-methyl-2-oxobutanoate hydroxymethyltransferase, protein MHKSVLDILKMKKEKKKISVITSYDYTLASLCDKAGIDVLLVGDSAGMVMLGYENTIPVTMDQMCMFTEAVSRARKNALLISDLPFMSYQSSIEDAINNSGKLIKAGADAVKLEGGSIMTETINAIVDIGIPVMGHIGLQPQTTMLSEGYKVQGKTKESAMKLIEDAKKLERAGVFSIALEMVSHEVAEIISQTVSVPIIGIGSGVGCDGQVLVVQDLLGMYDKIKPKFAKRYMNLSEDIVKSLEDYKKDVNSEAFPAEENWFSMDDDELKKLREQIGS, encoded by the coding sequence TTGCATAAATCAGTACTAGATATTTTAAAAATGAAAAAAGAAAAGAAAAAAATTTCTGTCATTACAAGTTATGATTACACTTTAGCATCACTCTGTGATAAAGCAGGAATTGATGTACTCTTAGTTGGAGATAGTGCAGGAATGGTAATGTTAGGATATGAAAATACAATTCCTGTGACAATGGATCAAATGTGTATGTTTACAGAAGCAGTCAGCAGAGCAAGAAAAAATGCACTCTTAATATCAGATTTACCATTTATGTCATACCAATCTAGTATAGAAGATGCGATTAATAATTCAGGAAAATTAATCAAAGCAGGAGCTGATGCAGTAAAGCTTGAAGGTGGTTCAATAATGACTGAAACAATCAATGCCATAGTTGACATTGGAATTCCAGTAATGGGACACATTGGATTACAGCCACAAACAACAATGCTTTCAGAAGGATACAAAGTTCAAGGTAAAACTAAAGAATCTGCAATGAAGTTAATAGAAGATGCAAAAAAGCTTGAAAGGGCAGGAGTATTCAGTATTGCATTAGAAATGGTTAGTCATGAAGTAGCTGAGATAATATCTCAAACAGTCAGTGTTCCTATAATTGGAATTGGTTCAGGTGTTGGTTGTGATGGACAAGTTCTAGTTGTTCAAGATTTACTTGGAATGTATGATAAAATTAAACCAAAATTTGCTAAAAGATACATGAATTTGTCTGAAGATATTGTAAAATCCCTTGAAGATTACAAAAAAGATGTAAATTCAGAAGCGTTTCCTGCAGAAGAAAATTGGTTTTCTATGGATGATGATGAGTTAAAAAAACTACGTGAGCAAATTGGTAGTTAA
- the hsp14 gene encoding archaeal heat shock protein Hsp14, producing MGLVKSMANEMIKEIGNKSREFYEFVLPPVDMYLDEDKLTLLVDMPGFEKKDIKLSINGNILSIQACKEIAEQGKHNMICNQRPNIIDKKIRLPIELKEGEESVNSAKYEQGILTIIVPVQKHGKDIKIE from the coding sequence ATGGGATTAGTGAAATCTATGGCAAATGAAATGATAAAAGAAATTGGAAATAAATCAAGAGAATTTTATGAATTTGTTTTACCTCCAGTTGATATGTATCTTGATGAGGATAAATTAACATTGTTAGTCGATATGCCAGGATTTGAAAAAAAAGATATCAAGTTATCTATCAATGGAAATATTTTATCAATTCAAGCATGCAAAGAAATTGCTGAACAAGGCAAGCACAATATGATTTGTAATCAGAGACCAAACATAATTGATAAGAAAATAAGATTGCCTATTGAATTAAAAGAGGGAGAAGAATCAGTTAACTCTGCAAAATATGAGCAAGGAATTTTGACAATTATTGTTCCCGTCCAAAAACACGGGAAAGATATCAAAATAGAATAG
- a CDS encoding COG1361 S-layer family protein → MILKIMFALFVIGLVPFIFENSYAQIKSGGFGDSPFERDFGDVKFLDAYFGTINEKIEVDSGDSNVPFTVVFANVGTQDITGIRGQLSLPLGFSASDGPGSIIRADSDSNSLAGENFYLTFFVNLDKNIRIQQYPGTVKVDYSRLRESGVRTAFADFDFKVTGDIVINVRAIEPFLTSLRTNDVVIEISNNGTAPISGVDITATNTQTELASTSSSITNVENVVILESSWDIGTIDPKSVRYLTATVYVPESLRGDTLRLPLSISYFNAHGDEKVISKIVDFYIKGLIDLTVFNTDVIDLSGKQMVIGEIINEGNEDGLFGFVTIEPRGNSNIKSSTQFIDEIEVDAPVPFNVPIEFDGEPKYGEHDITITIRYKDSTRDEVFLTHDTTIFVKEPSNDDDGDLDSTLIVIPIILAVGAGIFIIRRRKKAKIEAN, encoded by the coding sequence ATGATTCTAAAGATTATGTTTGCATTATTTGTAATTGGACTTGTGCCATTTATTTTTGAAAACTCTTATGCTCAAATAAAATCGGGTGGTTTTGGTGATTCTCCATTTGAAAGAGACTTTGGCGATGTAAAATTTTTAGATGCTTATTTTGGGACAATAAATGAGAAAATTGAGGTAGACTCAGGAGATAGTAACGTTCCATTTACGGTAGTATTTGCAAATGTGGGTACACAGGATATTACAGGTATTAGAGGCCAGCTGTCATTGCCATTAGGTTTCTCTGCATCTGATGGTCCAGGCTCAATAATTCGTGCTGATAGCGATTCTAATTCTTTGGCTGGAGAAAATTTCTATCTCACATTTTTTGTAAATCTTGATAAAAATATACGAATTCAGCAGTATCCTGGAACTGTAAAAGTTGATTATTCTAGATTAAGAGAATCTGGAGTTAGAACAGCATTTGCAGATTTTGATTTCAAAGTAACTGGCGATATTGTGATTAATGTAAGAGCAATAGAGCCCTTTCTTACTTCATTACGAACCAATGACGTAGTTATTGAAATTTCAAATAATGGAACTGCACCAATTTCTGGCGTAGATATCACTGCAACTAACACACAAACAGAATTGGCTTCTACATCATCATCAATTACCAATGTAGAAAATGTTGTAATTTTAGAATCAAGCTGGGATATTGGAACCATTGATCCGAAATCTGTAAGATATCTTACAGCAACAGTTTATGTTCCAGAATCACTTAGAGGAGATACGCTAAGACTTCCTTTGTCTATATCATACTTTAATGCCCATGGAGATGAAAAAGTCATTTCAAAAATTGTAGACTTTTACATTAAAGGATTAATTGATCTTACTGTTTTCAACACAGATGTAATTGATTTGTCTGGTAAACAAATGGTTATTGGAGAAATAATTAATGAAGGAAATGAAGATGGATTATTTGGTTTTGTAACAATTGAACCTCGTGGCAATTCTAATATTAAATCAAGTACTCAATTCATTGATGAAATTGAAGTTGATGCACCAGTACCATTTAATGTTCCGATAGAATTTGATGGAGAACCCAAATATGGAGAACATGACATTACTATAACTATAAGATACAAAGACAGTACTAGAGATGAAGTATTTCTAACACACGATACAACCATCTTTGTTAAAGAACCATCAAATGATGATGATGGTGACCTTGATTCAACTTTGATCGTCATTCCAATTATTCTAGCAGTTGGTGCTGGAATCTTTATTATTCGTAGGCGTAAAAAAGCCAAAATTGAGGCTAATTAA
- a CDS encoding AsnC family transcriptional regulator — protein MDNLDMKILSRLLNNCRESDRQIGMELGISGGAVRARIRKMEEMKIIEEFFIKVEPPVLGYGVLYFVVSGEDINEILDQIVLVGEPFFVVPCVGGITVCSIVVKDNMEQKIQLASKLMKDVRVLSIFEAENPGFNSNLTKTDLEILDKLIKNPIAKIETIAEKTNMSTKTITRCIEKLQENDGVQFTVIYDPKKIERYIPHAILTWIDGDLKETIENMNRIFSKSYLQIPFIAKNQIVLFMYSDNIFKMDEITQKVRTVKNVKSADLFIPKKISFHIKWLEKAIKDFKKSSKLHLTYQTN, from the coding sequence ATGGACAATTTAGATATGAAAATTTTAAGCAGATTATTGAATAATTGTAGAGAGTCAGATAGACAAATTGGGATGGAATTAGGGATTTCTGGAGGAGCAGTGCGTGCAAGAATTCGAAAAATGGAAGAAATGAAAATTATTGAAGAATTTTTCATTAAAGTTGAACCTCCTGTTTTGGGATATGGTGTTTTGTATTTTGTAGTATCAGGTGAAGATATTAATGAAATTTTAGATCAGATAGTCCTTGTAGGGGAACCATTTTTTGTGGTTCCATGTGTAGGTGGAATTACTGTTTGTAGTATTGTTGTAAAAGATAACATGGAGCAAAAAATTCAACTTGCAAGTAAATTGATGAAAGATGTTAGAGTTTTGTCTATTTTTGAAGCAGAGAATCCTGGATTTAATTCAAATCTTACTAAAACAGATTTAGAAATACTAGATAAATTAATCAAAAACCCCATAGCAAAAATTGAAACAATTGCAGAAAAGACAAACATGTCCACAAAAACAATTACCAGATGCATTGAAAAACTACAAGAAAATGATGGAGTTCAGTTTACAGTGATTTATGATCCAAAAAAAATTGAAAGATATATTCCTCATGCCATATTAACTTGGATAGATGGGGATCTTAAAGAAACAATAGAAAATATGAACAGAATATTTTCAAAATCATATTTACAGATTCCATTTATTGCCAAAAATCAAATAGTTTTGTTTATGTATAGTGACAATATTTTCAAAATGGATGAAATAACACAAAAAGTTAGAACTGTTAAGAATGTAAAATCAGCAGATTTGTTTATTCCCAAGAAAATTTCATTTCATATCAAATGGTTAGAAAAAGCTATTAAAGATTTTAAGAAATCATCAAAATTACATCTAACTTATCAAACGAATTAA
- a CDS encoding phosphate signaling complex PhoU family protein, whose product MTKFIRRLQKIGSTILVSLPKEWIDANNLDKSSQVEIETGHDSISISLNKESRTTKELVISYPLPKEENIVADITGAYLLGYDVFKINSKSSIPGEDREKIRNSMRRLVGMEIIEEDASHINMQFLLDATTLDPEKILKRMSSIALGMYDDASKGLISDDKSNLETLSKRDVEVNRQYFLLVRLIRSALVDKKLANAFNLENIDVLDYRVAANLLENAGDSIVELSNFIYNSTLSQEDSKKIFDMVKDFSILAEKSIDAFTKPDRLLAIEAISLHKKYEQNLSKLRIALGNKKQIPIEFLDLVYMYEKIAQSWADVADLVKPIYNE is encoded by the coding sequence TTGACTAAATTTATTCGACGCCTACAAAAAATTGGAAGTACCATCCTAGTGTCATTGCCAAAAGAATGGATTGATGCAAATAATCTCGATAAATCCAGTCAGGTTGAGATTGAAACTGGACATGATAGTATTTCAATATCTCTAAACAAAGAATCACGTACAACAAAAGAACTAGTTATTTCATATCCATTACCAAAAGAGGAAAACATAGTAGCTGACATTACGGGTGCTTACCTTTTAGGATATGATGTATTCAAAATAAATTCCAAATCCAGCATACCGGGAGAAGATAGAGAAAAAATTCGTAATTCAATGAGAAGACTAGTAGGTATGGAAATCATTGAAGAGGATGCATCTCATATCAATATGCAATTTCTTTTAGATGCAACAACACTTGATCCAGAAAAAATTCTAAAGAGAATGAGTTCAATTGCACTTGGAATGTATGATGACGCATCAAAAGGATTAATTTCAGATGATAAATCTAATTTAGAAACATTATCAAAACGTGATGTTGAAGTGAATCGACAATATTTTTTGTTAGTTCGTTTAATTCGAAGTGCACTTGTTGATAAAAAATTAGCTAACGCATTTAATTTAGAAAATATTGATGTACTTGATTATAGGGTTGCAGCAAATCTTCTTGAGAATGCTGGTGATTCTATAGTTGAACTTTCAAATTTTATTTACAATTCAACTTTATCACAAGAGGATTCAAAAAAGATTTTTGATATGGTAAAAGATTTCAGTATACTTGCAGAAAAATCAATTGACGCATTTACAAAACCTGATAGACTTTTAGCAATTGAAGCAATATCATTACATAAAAAATATGAACAAAATTTAAGTAAATTAAGAATTGCATTAGGAAATAAAAAACAAATTCCAATTGAATTTCTTGATTTAGTCTATATGTATGAAAAAATTGCACAGTCTTGGGCCGACGTTGCAGATCTTGTTAAACCAATCTATAATGAATGA
- a CDS encoding ABC transporter ATP-binding protein: protein MGSSGSGKSTLLNMIGLLDRPTNGKIFIDKIDTTTLDDNNISSFRNKKLGFIFQFSNLLSDLTVLENILLPRQIAGTNHTSEKDARDLLKAVGLENQMNKRANKISGGQAQRVAIARGLINKPSIVLADEPTGNLDSVTSETIVQLMKSMAKKLNQTFIIVTHDRQHFGDVDKVITIKDGRAFEGEQPSQMEVTA, encoded by the coding sequence GTGGGAAGTTCCGGTTCTGGTAAATCTACTTTGCTTAACATGATTGGATTGTTAGATCGTCCTACAAATGGAAAAATTTTCATCGATAAAATTGATACTACAACCCTTGACGACAACAACATTTCATCATTTAGAAATAAAAAATTAGGATTCATCTTCCAATTTTCAAATTTGTTAAGTGATCTTACAGTTTTAGAAAATATTTTGTTACCCAGACAAATTGCTGGAACCAATCATACATCAGAAAAAGATGCAAGAGATTTACTAAAGGCAGTGGGACTAGAGAATCAAATGAACAAACGAGCAAACAAAATTTCTGGCGGACAAGCTCAAAGAGTAGCAATTGCCAGAGGATTAATCAATAAACCCTCAATTGTTTTAGCAGATGAACCAACTGGTAACCTTGATTCTGTAACTTCAGAAACCATAGTTCAATTAATGAAATCAATGGCAAAAAAACTAAATCAAACATTCATTATAGTTACTCACGATAGACAACATTTTGGCGATGTAGACAAAGTAATCACTATCAAAGATGGTAGAGCCTTCGAAGGTGAACAACCCTCCCAAATGGAAGTAACTGCATAA
- a CDS encoding 4-phosphopantoate--beta-alanine ligase, with the protein MPLIPKSHPRAKSLLIREKLVKGFDNGLVAKEGLLAQGRGEAFDYLLGEKTTKSAKKAIRAAAAQILLAERPVISINGNIAALCPKEIVKLSKQTKAKLEVNLFYANKNRKQAIIKILKKSGAKVVLGSNISTSTKLPRIDSARRVVDKNGIFVADVVVVPLEDGDRTIALRKAGKTVITFDLNPLSRTSQTANITIVDNVTRAIDLLIYDSKKLSKKNHSSLRKIVDDFDNKKNLSENILEIRKNLTRGAKIA; encoded by the coding sequence ATGCCACTAATTCCTAAATCACATCCAAGAGCTAAATCATTACTTATTAGAGAGAAACTTGTGAAAGGATTTGATAATGGTTTAGTTGCAAAAGAAGGATTGCTAGCACAAGGCAGAGGGGAAGCTTTTGATTATCTATTAGGCGAGAAAACAACAAAGTCTGCAAAAAAGGCAATAAGAGCTGCTGCAGCTCAGATTCTTTTAGCAGAAAGACCAGTCATATCTATCAATGGGAATATAGCTGCATTGTGCCCTAAAGAAATTGTAAAATTATCAAAGCAAACCAAGGCTAAACTTGAGGTAAACCTGTTTTATGCTAACAAAAACAGAAAACAGGCAATCATCAAGATTCTCAAAAAATCAGGTGCAAAGGTGGTTTTAGGTTCGAATATCAGTACATCTACAAAATTACCTAGGATTGATTCAGCAAGAAGAGTAGTTGATAAAAATGGAATTTTTGTCGCAGATGTTGTAGTAGTACCATTAGAAGATGGAGATAGAACAATAGCTCTAAGAAAAGCAGGAAAAACAGTCATTACATTTGATCTAAATCCTCTTTCTAGAACTTCCCAAACTGCAAATATTACAATTGTAGATAATGTAACACGCGCAATTGATTTGCTAATATATGACTCAAAGAAATTATCTAAAAAAAATCACAGTTCACTTAGAAAAATAGTGGATGATTTTGACAATAAAAAAAATCTTTCAGAAAACATACTTGAGATAAGAAAAAATCTAACAAGAGGTGCTAAGATTGCATAA
- a CDS encoding DUF922 domain-containing protein codes for MTTVKHWYVYMAAAVTVAFLVGFFWDQTPIPPNQIPWNSNTSLEWNDFQGTPPQTTPYSAATGYYLGYKDLVWRQYFVDNVCTFVISSVDVDAYVDRTLSWVKDGSQSSELLSHEQGHADILHVKALVLGKALWALVGMPHQCPDNDPAKVQQEVEDMVNSIYNPIFDSHDRLQDEYDSDTDHGRNPDEQRRWNQRLSDIFMPPPPNPIIPL; via the coding sequence GTGACAACAGTAAAACATTGGTATGTTTACATGGCAGCAGCAGTCACTGTTGCATTTTTAGTGGGATTTTTCTGGGATCAAACTCCTATTCCTCCAAACCAAATCCCTTGGAATAGCAATACTTCTTTAGAATGGAATGACTTTCAAGGAACTCCTCCTCAAACTACTCCTTATTCTGCTGCAACTGGATATTACCTGGGATACAAAGATCTAGTCTGGAGACAATATTTTGTTGATAATGTTTGTACTTTTGTGATTAGTAGCGTGGATGTTGATGCATATGTTGACAGAACTCTTTCTTGGGTAAAAGATGGTTCTCAATCATCTGAATTGCTTTCACATGAACAAGGACACGCTGATATCTTACACGTTAAAGCTCTGGTATTGGGCAAGGCACTATGGGCATTAGTTGGCATGCCACATCAATGTCCAGATAATGATCCTGCCAAAGTCCAACAAGAAGTAGAAGATATGGTTAATTCAATCTATAATCCAATCTTTGACTCTCATGATAGATTGCAGGATGAATATGATTCTGACACTGATCATGGAAGAAATCCTGATGAACAAAGAAGATGGAATCAGAGACTTTCTGATATCTTTATGCCTCCTCCACCCAACCCAATTATTCCGCTATGA
- a CDS encoding pantoate kinase — protein sequence MEAKAFCPAHITGFFKAHLEDSQNNLENLGSMGAGFSIKHGVTTKVKINTKNNQQSNFHITTKGYQSDKTDVSEYVLNEFLKLGEFSDTFFDIEHEILIPVGYGLGSSSAVALSLSYALDQALDTKLDKTRIGQIAHNAELNCKTGLGDVLASYHGGFEIRVKPGAPGIGSVEKILTDKITILMICFSPISTNKFIRERLSQINGMGGKMVKKLLESKNYEHFQDMSLEFAKYVDVMTPRMQKLVDELSQKNIKCGIALFGETVFTMISKEKENDVLEILHKYSDGSIIKSELDDQGARVLFN from the coding sequence ATGGAAGCTAAGGCATTTTGTCCTGCTCATATTACAGGTTTTTTCAAAGCTCATTTAGAGGACTCTCAAAATAATTTAGAAAATTTAGGTTCGATGGGTGCTGGATTTTCAATTAAACATGGTGTAACTACAAAAGTAAAAATTAATACAAAAAATAATCAGCAATCAAATTTTCATATTACAACAAAAGGATATCAATCAGATAAAACAGATGTATCAGAATATGTTTTAAATGAATTTTTAAAGCTTGGAGAATTTTCAGATACATTTTTTGACATTGAACATGAAATTTTGATTCCAGTTGGATATGGTTTAGGTTCTAGTAGTGCTGTTGCTTTATCGTTATCTTATGCGCTAGATCAAGCTCTTGATACTAAATTGGATAAAACAAGAATTGGACAAATTGCACATAACGCAGAGTTAAATTGTAAAACAGGACTAGGAGATGTTTTGGCTTCATATCATGGTGGATTTGAAATTCGTGTTAAACCAGGTGCTCCTGGAATTGGAAGTGTTGAAAAAATTTTGACAGATAAAATTACTATATTAATGATATGTTTCTCTCCAATTTCTACAAATAAGTTCATCAGAGAGCGTTTATCACAGATTAATGGCATGGGTGGAAAAATGGTAAAAAAGTTATTAGAATCAAAAAATTATGAACATTTTCAAGATATGTCTTTAGAATTTGCAAAATATGTAGATGTTATGACACCAAGAATGCAAAAATTGGTTGATGAATTATCACAAAAGAATATCAAATGTGGAATTGCATTGTTTGGTGAAACAGTTTTTACAATGATTTCAAAAGAGAAAGAAAATGATGTTTTAGAAATTTTACATAAATATTCTGATGGTTCAATAATAAAATCAGAATTAGATGATCAAGGAGCTAGAGTTCTTTTTAATTAA
- a CDS encoding ABC transporter permease: MLFNKKGSLIGAVLAVTIGILVIHVNFVIFQGLFDAIVRDISDYRNGDILVTDDADFIDKSDLSLVNWFERIPYVEAATPRLSSTAEMNMTKSGKLVEETRVPIVGVDPFRDILASTVAQTITDGSYVFSRNSIVLGSNVARDLGGAQVGDSVKVLIVDRYGQDQIRRFTVSGIAQSPGGQGFDYTAVVHIDTLRDMMNRHGDTGSLIVKLNDPSKAFEVKEFFLRSFPNDDFIAETIEESAEQQLAGFRSGIAMINMIGYFGMMSSAFAIVTIQMMLVNGKTREIGVMRAIGAKRKDILIIFIFQGMIIGAIGAGVGTAAGLGYTFYAKETKMSFDNSLPLEVSYNWEKIIQTALTSFVLAIIASLYPSYRATKLLPVEAMRTV; the protein is encoded by the coding sequence ATGCTGTTCAACAAAAAAGGTAGTTTGATTGGAGCAGTATTGGCAGTAACAATTGGAATTTTGGTAATTCATGTAAACTTTGTAATTTTTCAGGGACTCTTTGATGCAATTGTTAGAGATATCAGTGATTATCGAAATGGTGATATTCTTGTCACCGATGATGCAGATTTTATTGATAAATCTGATTTGTCTCTTGTAAATTGGTTTGAAAGAATTCCATATGTTGAAGCTGCAACTCCGCGGCTTTCATCGACGGCAGAAATGAATATGACTAAAAGTGGAAAATTAGTAGAAGAAACCAGAGTTCCTATTGTAGGTGTTGACCCATTCAGAGATATCCTTGCATCAACTGTTGCCCAAACTATTACAGATGGTTCCTATGTTTTCTCTAGAAATTCTATAGTATTGGGATCAAATGTTGCAAGAGATCTTGGTGGAGCTCAAGTTGGTGATAGTGTTAAAGTTCTCATAGTTGATAGATATGGACAAGACCAAATTCGAAGATTTACCGTCTCTGGAATTGCTCAATCACCTGGTGGCCAAGGATTTGATTATACTGCCGTAGTACATATTGACACTTTACGTGATATGATGAATAGACATGGTGACACAGGATCTCTAATAGTAAAACTTAATGATCCCTCAAAGGCATTTGAAGTAAAAGAATTCTTCTTAAGATCATTTCCAAATGATGATTTTATTGCAGAAACCATAGAAGAATCAGCTGAACAACAATTAGCTGGTTTTAGATCAGGTATTGCAATGATTAACATGATTGGATATTTTGGAATGATGTCATCAGCATTTGCAATTGTTACAATTCAAATGATGTTAGTAAATGGTAAAACAAGAGAAATTGGAGTAATGAGAGCAATAGGAGCTAAACGAAAAGATATTTTGATAATTTTTATTTTCCAAGGAATGATTATTGGAGCAATAGGAGCTGGTGTGGGTACTGCGGCAGGATTGGGCTACACATTTTATGCAAAGGAAACAAAAATGTCTTTTGATAACAGCCTGCCTCTTGAAGTAAGCTATAACTGGGAAAAAATTATACAAACCGCATTAACGTCATTTGTTTTGGCAATTATTGCATCATTATATCCCTCGTATAGAGCAACAAAATTGTTACCAGTGGAGGCGATGAGAACTGTCTAA